Proteins encoded together in one Candidatus Sulfotelmatobacter sp. window:
- the pdxS gene encoding pyridoxal 5'-phosphate synthase lyase subunit PdxS, producing the protein MSQNNGTNTSLRLKTGLAEMLKGGVIMDVTNAEQATIAERAGAVAVMALERVPAQIRAEGGVARMASPKKIREIMAAVSIPVMAKCRIGHFAEAQILQELGVDYIDESEVLTPADEAHHVDKHAFKVPFVCGARNLGEALRRIAEGAAMIRTKGEAGTGDVVHAVKHIRQIVQEMKILTVLGEEELYAKAKEHAAPYELVKIVAKAGKLPVPNFSAGGIATPADAALVMQLGAEAVFVGSGIFMKDSTTFADPIEAEKRAKAIVKAATHFNDPKVLLEVSEDLTGAMKGLAVAGLDEAQMLQTRGW; encoded by the coding sequence ATGTCGCAGAATAACGGCACTAACACTTCTCTCCGCCTCAAGACCGGCCTCGCCGAAATGCTCAAAGGCGGCGTCATCATGGACGTCACCAACGCCGAGCAGGCCACCATTGCCGAACGCGCCGGCGCCGTCGCCGTCATGGCCCTCGAACGCGTGCCCGCGCAAATCCGCGCCGAAGGCGGCGTTGCCCGCATGGCGAGCCCTAAAAAGATTCGCGAGATCATGGCCGCCGTCTCCATCCCGGTCATGGCCAAGTGCCGCATCGGACATTTTGCCGAAGCCCAAATCTTGCAGGAACTCGGCGTCGACTACATCGACGAATCCGAAGTCCTCACCCCCGCCGACGAAGCCCATCACGTCGACAAGCACGCCTTCAAAGTTCCGTTCGTGTGCGGCGCGCGCAATCTCGGCGAAGCCCTGCGCCGCATCGCCGAAGGTGCAGCCATGATCCGCACCAAAGGCGAAGCCGGCACCGGCGACGTAGTCCACGCCGTGAAACACATCCGCCAGATTGTTCAAGAGATGAAAATTCTCACCGTGCTCGGCGAAGAAGAACTCTACGCCAAAGCCAAAGAGCACGCCGCGCCGTATGAACTAGTGAAGATCGTAGCCAAAGCAGGGAAGCTGCCGGTCCCAAATTTCTCGGCCGGAGGCATCGCCACCCCCGCCGACGCCGCCCTCGTCATGCAACTCGGCGCCGAAGCCGTCTTTGTCGGCAGCGGCATCTTCATGAAAGACAGCACGACGTTCGCCGACCCCATCGAAGCCGAAAAACGCGCCAAAGCCATCGTCAAAGCCGCGACGCACTTCAACGACCCTAAAGTATTACTTGAAGTTAGCGAGGACCTGACCGGAGCCATGAAAGGGCTGGCCGTGGCCGGGCTGGATGAGGCACAGATGCTGCAAACCAGAGGGTGGTAG
- a CDS encoding DUF4337 family protein has translation MAEVDELAEHIEHAGHAGSLGKYLGITMAFLGVLLALCAALVGGQRTELIATMVEQTNASMKYQAISTKYRVLVAQLRQLHSLNPDPERFNQWDEESRKLIGQISSADVARAARVNRLENAKNLNAEIPTHEDLAGFAALIRALDVEKETSLDWSESYEPAIKIHGMAAEHYEWAQLACEIGIVIASIALLFMSRPAWVAALVLCVVAVLIVGITFASVSSQLHGAEQKIHDASQRFTSLNGEQRDKEADEELLKSVETEKTPVVDPK, from the coding sequence ATGGCGGAAGTTGACGAATTAGCGGAGCACATCGAGCATGCCGGGCACGCCGGCAGCCTCGGCAAGTATCTAGGCATCACCATGGCGTTTCTGGGAGTGCTTCTGGCGCTTTGTGCGGCTCTGGTCGGAGGTCAGCGCACCGAACTGATTGCCACCATGGTCGAACAAACCAATGCCTCGATGAAGTACCAGGCCATCTCCACGAAGTACCGCGTGCTGGTGGCCCAGTTGCGCCAGTTGCACTCGCTGAATCCAGATCCCGAGCGCTTCAACCAGTGGGACGAGGAATCCAGAAAGCTGATCGGTCAAATTTCTTCCGCCGACGTGGCCCGCGCCGCCCGCGTCAATCGCCTCGAGAATGCCAAGAATCTGAATGCCGAGATTCCCACGCACGAAGACCTCGCCGGCTTTGCCGCGCTGATCCGCGCGCTCGATGTGGAAAAGGAAACGTCGTTGGACTGGTCGGAGTCCTACGAGCCCGCCATAAAAATCCACGGCATGGCAGCCGAGCATTACGAGTGGGCGCAGTTGGCCTGCGAAATCGGCATCGTGATCGCTTCCATCGCGCTGCTTTTCATGAGCCGTCCCGCCTGGGTCGCCGCGCTTGTTCTTTGTGTCGTCGCCGTCCTTATCGTGGGCATCACGTTCGCCTCGGTGTCCAGCCAACTGCACGGCGCCGAGCAGAAAATCCACGATGCCAGCCAACGATTTACCAGCCTGAACGGTGAACAACGCGACAAAGAGGCTGACGAAGAATTACTGAAATCCGTCGAAACCGAGAAGACGCCGGTAGTCGATCCGAAGTGA
- a CDS encoding SRPBCC domain-containing protein, whose protein sequence is MATATITPDQNAVIAEIFIAAPPARVFQAISDPAQLPKWWGHSELYTLTKPTMDVRVGGKWRSDGVEADGKSFYVEGEYLEVDPPRLLVHT, encoded by the coding sequence ATGGCCACTGCAACCATCACGCCCGACCAAAACGCCGTCATCGCCGAGATCTTCATTGCCGCGCCCCCGGCCCGCGTCTTCCAGGCCATCAGCGATCCCGCGCAACTTCCCAAATGGTGGGGACATAGCGAGCTTTACACCCTCACCAAGCCCACCATGGACGTCCGCGTCGGCGGTAAATGGCGGAGCGACGGCGTCGAAGCCGACGGCAAATCCTTCTACGTCGAAGGCGAATATCTCGAAGTCGATCCGCCGCGCCTGCTGGTCCACACCTAG
- a CDS encoding AAA family ATPase encodes MINRIRIQNFKSLKNVDMELGLTNVLVGPNMSGKSNFIDVFKFIRDLIVPGAGIQGLGNAIAKRNGFQEVAWKGEESNLISFTLDGTVPKEDGQLLKWSYHLEILGERRYGYTSVQREELTLFKPDGPIPLITSEQGHRILNDSNHASISQIHDTSRLALEYEFPDWEGNTIRASIASWRFYRLIPPLMRQANPSAAAQVLSESGDNLASWLLLLQTRHGEQFRRIVSVCREVFPDLQEVLSWPTQQSTVYLASREKYLKSPMTVWQMSDGELSFIALLSLVFAPVELGSALYCVEEPENFLHPRLLTVLAELLKQVQIELGSEKSAQLVISTHSPQLIDRVSIDNLVLFRREQGATASMRLRNNEHFRKLIESGEIGLGELYYSGALARA; translated from the coding sequence ATGATTAACCGAATCCGAATACAGAATTTTAAGTCCCTCAAAAACGTGGACATGGAGCTAGGGCTCACGAATGTGTTGGTAGGCCCCAACATGTCGGGCAAGAGCAACTTCATCGACGTCTTCAAGTTCATCAGGGATTTGATCGTCCCAGGTGCAGGGATTCAAGGACTCGGTAATGCTATCGCGAAGAGAAATGGATTTCAGGAGGTCGCATGGAAGGGAGAAGAGTCCAACCTGATCTCATTTACTTTGGACGGCACTGTGCCAAAAGAAGATGGGCAATTACTTAAATGGTCCTATCATCTGGAGATTCTCGGTGAGAGGCGTTACGGCTATACCAGCGTGCAGCGTGAGGAACTCACTCTTTTCAAGCCGGATGGTCCAATCCCTCTAATTACTAGTGAGCAAGGACACCGAATACTTAACGATTCGAACCACGCAAGCATAAGTCAGATTCACGACACAAGTAGACTTGCGTTGGAGTATGAGTTCCCTGATTGGGAAGGGAATACAATTCGCGCCTCGATTGCATCATGGCGTTTCTATCGTTTGATTCCGCCACTTATGCGACAGGCAAATCCATCGGCCGCTGCGCAGGTCTTGTCGGAATCCGGCGACAACCTAGCATCATGGCTGCTTTTGCTGCAGACTCGTCACGGCGAGCAATTCCGAAGGATCGTCTCGGTCTGCAGGGAAGTCTTTCCTGATCTGCAGGAGGTTTTATCTTGGCCGACGCAGCAGTCGACTGTGTACCTTGCGTCGCGCGAGAAATACCTCAAGTCTCCGATGACGGTCTGGCAGATGTCTGATGGCGAACTGTCATTCATCGCATTGCTTTCGCTGGTGTTTGCTCCTGTAGAACTAGGTTCAGCCTTGTACTGCGTGGAGGAACCAGAGAATTTCCTCCACCCACGTTTATTGACGGTCTTGGCTGAACTACTCAAGCAGGTGCAGATTGAACTTGGATCAGAAAAATCAGCCCAATTGGTAATATCCACCCATTCACCACAGCTAATCGATAGGGTTTCCATCGACAATCTTGTGTTGTTTCGTCGTGAACAGGGAGCAACCGCCTCCATGCGTCTGCGTAACAATGAACACTTCCGGAAACTCATCGAGTCCGGTGAAATAGGATTAGGCGAACTGTATTACTCGGGGGCCCTTGCCCGTGCCTAG
- the pdxT gene encoding pyridoxal 5'-phosphate synthase glutaminase subunit PdxT, with amino-acid sequence MLIGVLALQGDFDAHRRRLEELGAKVVLVKKPEQLDEIDGLVIPGGESGTFLKLLGEAGFEKLKQFVHAKPTFGTCAGAILLAAEVENPQQRGLGALNIRIRRNAYGRQIDSSIREGRFLAADHCASPLEMVFIRAPKIEHVGEGVEILATEGADEVPVAVRQGQTMAATFHPELSDDPRLHQAFLDLLK; translated from the coding sequence ATGCTCATTGGTGTCCTCGCTCTGCAAGGCGACTTCGACGCCCACCGCCGCCGACTCGAAGAGTTGGGCGCTAAAGTGGTGCTCGTCAAAAAGCCCGAGCAGCTTGACGAGATCGACGGCCTCGTCATCCCCGGAGGCGAGTCCGGCACCTTCCTTAAACTCTTAGGCGAAGCCGGGTTCGAAAAGCTCAAACAGTTCGTTCATGCCAAGCCAACCTTCGGCACCTGCGCAGGCGCGATTCTTTTGGCCGCCGAAGTGGAAAATCCTCAACAAAGGGGCCTGGGCGCTCTCAACATCCGCATCCGCCGCAACGCCTACGGACGCCAGATCGACAGCTCCATCCGCGAAGGCAGGTTCCTGGCCGCGGACCATTGCGCCTCCCCGCTGGAAATGGTTTTCATCCGCGCCCCCAAAATCGAACACGTCGGCGAAGGCGTCGAGATACTCGCCACCGAAGGCGCAGACGAAGTCCCCGTCGCCGTTCGCCAGGGCCAGACCATGGCCGCAACCTTCCACCCCGAACTCTCCGACGATCCCCGACTCCATCAAGCCTTTCTCGACCTGCTGAAGTAA
- a CDS encoding cupin domain-containing protein, with product MRLAIVSAGLAAILLIGAISKDAATQSTPKREPTPLILEKTEGEHRVRRKRDTPAPTPNFTIKVDRQNGGSQKMWLATEEIPPGGVIARHKHMGQDEILLLQTGMAHAWLGDQERDVHAGAVVFIPSGTWISMKNIGRENISLTFVFSEPGFDDFMRCVSVPAGEESSKLTPEEFKACQHEGHVMFEAPSRKPSH from the coding sequence ATGCGTCTCGCTATCGTGTCGGCAGGTCTTGCTGCCATTCTCTTAATCGGAGCAATATCCAAAGATGCCGCCACCCAGTCCACGCCCAAACGCGAGCCCACACCGCTAATCCTCGAGAAGACCGAAGGCGAACACCGCGTTCGAAGAAAGCGGGACACGCCGGCGCCCACCCCGAACTTCACGATTAAAGTGGATCGCCAGAACGGGGGCTCGCAGAAAATGTGGCTCGCCACCGAGGAGATACCTCCCGGCGGGGTTATCGCCCGGCACAAGCACATGGGACAGGACGAGATTCTTCTGCTTCAAACAGGGATGGCTCACGCCTGGCTGGGAGACCAAGAACGCGACGTTCACGCCGGAGCCGTGGTCTTCATCCCTTCCGGTACCTGGATCAGTATGAAAAACATCGGTCGCGAAAATATTAGTCTCACATTTGTCTTTTCCGAACCCGGCTTCGACGATTTCATGCGCTGCGTCTCGGTTCCCGCCGGAGAGGAATCCTCGAAACTGACACCCGAGGAGTTTAAAGCGTGCCAGCATGAAGGGCATGTCATGTTCGAGGCGCCTTCACGGAAGCCGTCGCACTGA
- a CDS encoding choice-of-anchor tandem repeat GloVer-containing protein encodes MIAAKMIHAKRLSLAAFCIVILLHSATAAAATSPKTLHDFGVGSNDGSSLYSALIMDSAGNLYGTSVNGGKAGAGTVYRLSPSGAKWAETILYSFTGGSDGSNPHSTLVLDSAGNLYGATVEGGETNSACRLGCGVVFELTPTTSGEWTETILHSFTGASDGGSPFAGVIFDAAGNLYGTSVSGGANGKGVAYELEKSSGWQEIVLHNFAGGTDGETPYAPLIFDQKGNLYGTTYSGGSHNSGTVYQLVPSATSSSASWAERILHSFAGGSDGVNPFAGVAIDPSGNLYGVTQAGGSARCGVAFRLAAAHHWSEMIMHTFLGLSAADGCDATGGVVWRSGVVYGTTTGGGKYNPGTIFKLNATAQGWKETILYNFTGGNDGAYPSAALTTDSAGNLYGTTLWGGPAGDTVGGVAFEFTP; translated from the coding sequence ATGATTGCCGCAAAAATGATCCATGCCAAAAGACTTTCGCTTGCTGCCTTTTGCATCGTCATCCTTCTCCATAGCGCCACGGCCGCAGCCGCCACCAGCCCCAAAACGCTGCATGATTTCGGCGTCGGCTCCAACGACGGCAGCAGTCTTTATTCCGCCCTGATCATGGACTCAGCCGGCAACCTCTACGGCACTTCGGTCAACGGCGGCAAAGCCGGAGCCGGCACGGTCTACCGTCTTTCGCCCTCCGGCGCCAAGTGGGCCGAGACCATTCTTTACAGTTTCACCGGAGGCTCCGACGGCAGCAATCCGCACTCGACGCTTGTCCTCGACAGCGCCGGAAATCTCTATGGCGCCACCGTGGAAGGCGGCGAGACCAACAGTGCCTGCCGCCTGGGCTGCGGCGTAGTTTTCGAACTGACTCCCACCACTTCCGGAGAATGGACCGAAACCATCCTGCACTCTTTTACCGGCGCTTCCGACGGCGGAAGCCCCTTTGCCGGCGTCATCTTCGATGCAGCCGGGAATCTTTACGGCACCAGTGTGAGCGGCGGCGCAAACGGCAAGGGAGTCGCCTACGAACTGGAGAAATCATCCGGCTGGCAGGAAATTGTGCTGCACAATTTTGCCGGCGGCACCGACGGCGAAACGCCCTACGCCCCGTTGATCTTCGACCAGAAAGGCAACCTCTACGGAACCACTTACTCCGGCGGATCGCATAATTCCGGCACGGTATATCAGCTCGTCCCCTCCGCCACCTCATCATCCGCAAGCTGGGCTGAACGCATTCTTCACAGTTTCGCAGGCGGCTCCGACGGCGTGAACCCTTTCGCGGGAGTCGCGATCGATCCCTCGGGCAATCTCTATGGCGTGACCCAGGCTGGAGGCAGCGCCAGGTGCGGCGTCGCCTTCCGGCTCGCCGCAGCGCACCACTGGTCTGAGATGATTATGCACACTTTCCTTGGACTCTCCGCCGCCGACGGCTGTGACGCTACCGGCGGAGTGGTCTGGCGCAGTGGCGTGGTCTATGGCACTACTACGGGCGGCGGAAAATACAATCCCGGCACGATCTTTAAACTCAATGCCACGGCCCAGGGATGGAAGGAAACCATCCTCTACAACTTCACCGGCGGCAATGACGGAGCGTATCCCTCCGCCGCCCTCACCACCGACTCCGCCGGAAATCTCTATGGAACTACCCTCTGGGGAGGTCCAGCCGGCGACACCGTAGGCGGCGTCGCCTTCGAATTCACCCCGTAA
- the coxB gene encoding cytochrome c oxidase subunit II, with protein MGLALMVLIWLITLVSTYFFVAKTWWLPVGAAASTGFIDGQFALTFILMGVVFLAAQLGLGYIVWKYRETPSSPPVSYSHGNTMLEGVWTLLTAVLFIGLNLMGSNVWASQRFDREVPADDVKVEVTGMQFAWYFRYPGPDGKFGKTSPNLMDPSAGGEAAVGLSNNDPAAKDDVVTGTMFLPVNREVDVSLRAVDVIHSFFVPQLRFKQDAVPGLNIHMHFTPTAIGEYEIACAELCGLGHYKMHGMVHVVSQEDYDKWLAAREAEKQ; from the coding sequence ATGGGCCTCGCGTTGATGGTTTTGATCTGGCTGATCACTCTGGTCAGCACGTATTTCTTTGTCGCCAAGACATGGTGGCTGCCGGTGGGTGCGGCGGCGTCGACGGGATTTATCGACGGACAATTCGCTCTCACCTTCATTCTTATGGGAGTTGTGTTCCTGGCGGCGCAGCTGGGGCTGGGCTACATTGTCTGGAAATATCGCGAGACTCCGTCCTCTCCTCCGGTTTCCTATTCGCACGGGAACACGATGCTGGAAGGCGTGTGGACTCTGCTCACCGCGGTATTATTCATCGGCCTGAATCTGATGGGCAGCAACGTGTGGGCGAGCCAGCGCTTCGACCGCGAAGTTCCCGCGGACGACGTGAAGGTGGAAGTCACCGGAATGCAGTTTGCCTGGTACTTCCGCTATCCGGGGCCGGATGGAAAGTTCGGCAAGACCAGCCCGAACCTGATGGATCCTTCGGCCGGCGGCGAAGCCGCGGTGGGACTCAGCAATAATGATCCAGCGGCGAAAGACGACGTCGTGACCGGAACGATGTTCCTGCCGGTGAATCGCGAAGTGGATGTGAGCCTGCGGGCGGTGGATGTGATTCATAGTTTCTTCGTGCCGCAGTTGCGCTTCAAGCAGGACGCGGTGCCCGGGCTGAACATTCACATGCACTTCACGCCCACTGCGATTGGAGAATATGAAATTGCCTGCGCCGAATTGTGCGGCCTGGGACATTACAAGATGCACGGCATGGTACACGTGGTCAGCCAGGAAGATTACGACAAGTGGCTGGCCGCACGAGAGGCGGAGAAACAATAA
- a CDS encoding glycosyl hydrolase codes for MKFIAIFVLVLSATFSFAQTADKPADKDADKKNPALAKVEKKDQKKDEASKCKAGGQECQPDDQKKGGMTADTFSGLKFRLIGPGSSSGRVMSMAVNPKNKFEYYVGVASGGVWKTVNDGTTWTPVFDGEGSYSIGWVALDPNDASVVWVGTGESNSQRSVSYGDGIYRSDDGGKSWQNLGLKKSEHIGRVVIDPRDSKVVYVATEGPLWGAGGDRGLYKTTDAGKNWKAVLTISENTGVADVALDPSNPDILYASAYQRRRHVYTLIDGGPESAIYKSTDAGATWNRVKSGLPTVDMGRIGLAVSPADPNVVYAAIEAADGKGGIFRSSDKGATWERRNEFDQGAMYYARVIPDPKNVDRILVMAVQLRESLDGGKTLHKVNEVNHHGDNHVAWIDPDDTKHWLLGSDGGMYETWDDAKSWEFKANLPTMQFYDVAVDNASPFYNVCGGTQDYFSWCGPSRTRNLNGIMNADWFVTTGGDGFHSQVDPVDPNTIYSESQYGVLIRYDKPTGQELVLQPLEGKDEPPLRWNWDSPLIISPHSHTRVYFAANKLFRSDDRGDTWKAISGDLSRQIDRNKLPVMGKVWGPDAVAKNQSTSFYGNIVALSESPKKEGLIYVGTDDGLIQTTSDGGGSWTKYEKFPGVPDMTYVSRLAASHYDANTVYAAFENHKNEDFKPYLLKSKDAGKSWTSIAGDLPESGPVLAFAEDTVNPNLLFAGTETGAFFTIDGGAHWVRLKGGLPTIAVRDMVIQAREGDLVIATFGRGFYVLDDITPLRQIKADSTEQAAATFPVKDALLYVERHPLGGAKKGFQGDAFYAAENPPYGAVITAYMKEKIKTKKEKRQEAEKEAAKKNQTLPYPTNDELRAEAEEAKPEVYFVVYDEGGAAIRRVEGSTDAGFQRVAWDLRYAAPQLKKHGDEGEEDFPDAADQGPLVLSGNYSVRMFKKVDGVVTELAVAQSFKVATEGASGMSASDRAAQEEFLRKTARLYRAMSGALHTAEDVESRLKTIREALREVPAVEKQLGTAADAIEARDRDILRALRGDVEIAKHSEPVKSSINDRVNSVMEGERFSLARPTQSHIDSYNIAAAEFGDQLAKLHTLVEIDLAKLEKDMEAAGAPWTPGRVPEWSEK; via the coding sequence ATGAAGTTCATCGCCATCTTCGTTTTGGTTTTGTCAGCCACGTTCTCTTTCGCACAAACTGCCGACAAGCCGGCGGATAAAGACGCCGACAAGAAGAATCCTGCGCTCGCAAAGGTGGAGAAGAAGGATCAGAAGAAGGACGAGGCAAGTAAATGCAAAGCCGGCGGACAGGAGTGTCAGCCTGACGACCAGAAGAAGGGCGGCATGACCGCCGATACTTTTTCCGGGTTGAAGTTTCGGCTGATCGGTCCGGGGTCGTCCTCGGGGCGCGTGATGTCGATGGCGGTGAATCCGAAGAATAAATTCGAGTACTACGTGGGCGTCGCCTCGGGCGGCGTTTGGAAGACGGTGAACGATGGGACGACATGGACTCCGGTGTTTGACGGCGAGGGATCGTATTCGATTGGCTGGGTGGCGCTCGATCCGAACGATGCGTCGGTGGTATGGGTTGGGACGGGCGAGAGCAATTCGCAGCGCAGTGTTTCCTATGGCGATGGAATTTACCGCTCGGATGATGGCGGCAAGAGTTGGCAGAATCTGGGGCTGAAAAAGTCGGAGCACATTGGGCGGGTGGTGATCGATCCGCGGGATTCGAAAGTTGTGTATGTGGCAACTGAGGGCCCGCTGTGGGGAGCGGGTGGGGATCGCGGGCTTTATAAGACAACCGACGCCGGAAAGAATTGGAAGGCGGTGCTAACGATCAGCGAAAACACGGGCGTGGCGGATGTGGCGCTCGATCCTTCGAATCCGGACATTCTTTATGCGTCGGCGTATCAGCGGCGGCGGCATGTTTACACGCTGATTGATGGCGGGCCGGAAAGCGCGATTTATAAATCGACCGACGCGGGAGCGACGTGGAACAGAGTCAAGTCGGGGCTGCCAACAGTGGATATGGGACGCATCGGGCTGGCGGTCTCTCCGGCGGACCCGAACGTCGTTTATGCGGCGATTGAAGCGGCGGACGGCAAGGGCGGAATTTTTCGATCGTCCGACAAAGGCGCGACGTGGGAGCGCCGCAACGAGTTCGATCAGGGCGCGATGTACTACGCGCGCGTGATTCCCGACCCGAAGAATGTTGACCGCATTCTGGTGATGGCCGTGCAACTGCGCGAGTCGCTCGATGGCGGAAAGACGCTGCACAAAGTAAACGAAGTCAATCACCACGGCGACAATCACGTTGCGTGGATCGATCCTGACGACACCAAGCACTGGCTGCTGGGCTCGGATGGCGGGATGTATGAAACCTGGGACGACGCCAAGAGCTGGGAGTTCAAGGCCAATCTGCCGACGATGCAGTTCTATGACGTGGCGGTGGACAACGCGAGTCCGTTCTACAACGTGTGCGGCGGGACACAAGATTATTTTTCGTGGTGCGGGCCCTCGCGGACGCGCAATCTCAATGGGATTATGAATGCGGATTGGTTTGTCACAACGGGCGGCGACGGATTTCATTCGCAGGTCGATCCGGTCGACCCGAACACGATTTATTCGGAGTCGCAGTATGGAGTGCTGATTCGCTATGACAAGCCGACCGGGCAGGAACTCGTCTTGCAGCCACTGGAGGGCAAGGACGAACCGCCGCTGCGCTGGAACTGGGATTCGCCGCTGATTATCAGTCCGCACTCGCATACGCGGGTTTATTTTGCGGCGAACAAATTATTTCGCAGCGACGACCGCGGGGACACCTGGAAGGCCATCAGTGGAGATTTGTCGCGGCAGATCGATCGCAACAAGCTGCCGGTAATGGGCAAAGTTTGGGGGCCGGATGCGGTGGCAAAAAATCAGTCGACGTCGTTTTACGGGAATATTGTGGCGCTGTCGGAGTCGCCAAAGAAAGAAGGACTGATCTACGTGGGCACCGACGATGGCCTGATTCAAACGACCAGTGATGGCGGCGGCTCGTGGACGAAGTATGAAAAGTTTCCCGGCGTGCCGGATATGACTTATGTGAGCCGACTGGCGGCATCGCATTACGACGCGAATACAGTGTATGCGGCGTTTGAGAATCACAAGAACGAAGACTTCAAACCGTATCTGCTGAAGTCGAAGGATGCGGGCAAGAGTTGGACTTCGATTGCGGGCGACCTGCCAGAGAGCGGGCCGGTGCTGGCGTTTGCCGAAGACACGGTGAATCCGAATCTTCTGTTTGCAGGAACGGAGACGGGTGCGTTCTTTACGATCGACGGCGGGGCGCACTGGGTGCGGCTGAAGGGCGGACTGCCCACGATTGCGGTGCGCGACATGGTGATTCAGGCGCGCGAAGGCGATCTGGTAATCGCGACTTTTGGGCGCGGATTCTATGTGCTCGATGACATCACTCCGCTGCGACAGATAAAAGCGGATTCGACGGAACAGGCGGCCGCGACATTTCCTGTAAAAGACGCGCTGCTTTATGTCGAGCGGCATCCGCTGGGCGGGGCGAAGAAAGGATTTCAGGGGGATGCATTTTATGCGGCCGAGAATCCGCCGTACGGGGCGGTGATCACGGCGTATATGAAAGAGAAGATCAAGACGAAGAAGGAAAAGCGGCAGGAGGCCGAGAAAGAAGCGGCCAAGAAAAATCAGACGCTTCCCTATCCCACGAACGACGAACTTCGCGCCGAAGCCGAGGAGGCGAAGCCGGAAGTTTATTTCGTGGTGTATGACGAGGGCGGCGCGGCGATCCGGCGCGTTGAAGGCAGTACGGATGCGGGCTTCCAGCGCGTGGCATGGGATCTGCGCTATGCGGCTCCGCAGTTGAAAAAGCATGGCGACGAAGGCGAAGAGGATTTTCCGGACGCAGCCGATCAGGGTCCTCTGGTCCTCTCGGGAAATTATTCGGTGCGGATGTTTAAGAAAGTGGATGGAGTAGTGACCGAACTGGCCGTGGCGCAGTCGTTCAAGGTGGCGACCGAGGGAGCGTCGGGAATGAGCGCTTCGGATCGCGCGGCGCAGGAGGAATTTTTGCGCAAGACGGCGCGGTTGTATCGCGCTATGTCGGGGGCGCTGCATACTGCGGAAGACGTGGAGTCGCGGCTGAAGACGATTCGCGAAGCTTTGCGCGAAGTGCCGGCAGTCGAGAAGCAACTGGGTACGGCGGCGGATGCGATTGAGGCGCGTGATCGCGATATTTTGCGCGCGCTGCGCGGCGATGTCGAGATCGCTAAGCACAGTGAGCCGGTGAAGTCGTCGATCAATGACCGGGTGAATTCAGTGATGGAGGGCGAGCGCTTCTCGCTGGCCCGGCCGACGCAGTCGCATATCGATTCCTACAACATTGCGGCTGCGGAGTTTGGCGATCAGTTGGCGAAGCTGCATACGCTGGTCGAGATTGATTTGGCGAAGCTGGAAAAAGATATGGAAGCTGCGGGAGCGCCGTGGACTCCGGGGCGCGTGCCGGAATGGAGCGAGAAGTAA
- a CDS encoding PaaI family thioesterase: MPVKIQGHDTRYLKMQKNYCFVCGQNNPGGMRLKFTLDEERQAFVSKFRLSKRYTGPPGHCHGGIIASILDDAMGKVNKLRHVVALTREMTVEYLKPVPLHKPLHVEGREVEVRGNKHINAAEILNEKGEVLARSRGIFIAIDPEQMFAKFVKR, from the coding sequence ATGCCCGTAAAGATCCAAGGCCACGACACCCGCTACCTCAAAATGCAAAAGAATTACTGCTTCGTCTGCGGACAAAATAATCCCGGAGGCATGCGCCTGAAGTTCACGCTCGACGAGGAGCGCCAAGCCTTCGTCAGCAAGTTTCGCCTAAGCAAGCGCTACACCGGACCGCCTGGTCACTGCCACGGCGGCATCATCGCCAGCATCCTCGACGACGCCATGGGCAAGGTCAACAAACTCCGCCACGTCGTCGCTCTTACCAGAGAGATGACCGTCGAATACCTGAAGCCCGTCCCGCTGCACAAGCCGCTGCATGTCGAGGGCAGGGAAGTGGAAGTGCGCGGCAACAAACACATCAACGCCGCCGAAATTCTGAACGAAAAAGGCGAAGTGCTCGCCCGCAGCCGCGGAATCTTCATCGCCATCGACCCCGAACAAATGTTCGCGAAATTCGTGAAGAGATAG